Proteins encoded together in one Williamwhitmania sp. window:
- a CDS encoding response regulator yields the protein MDFRSEYPIEGSYEGKSFLIAEDEEINYLFLEELLKPTGAILYWAANGAEALQLLEDHPEIELILMDIKMPVMNGYEATQIIRKKDLKVKIIATTAYAFVEDREKVLNAGCDGYISKPINIQLLMSEIRKLLR from the coding sequence ATGGATTTTCGTAGCGAGTACCCGATTGAAGGGTCCTATGAGGGCAAGAGTTTTCTGATTGCAGAGGATGAGGAAATTAACTACCTATTTCTTGAAGAACTATTGAAGCCAACTGGTGCCATTCTATATTGGGCGGCCAATGGTGCGGAGGCGCTTCAACTGCTTGAAGACCATCCCGAAATAGAACTCATTTTAATGGACATCAAGATGCCTGTTATGAACGGCTACGAGGCTACACAGATTATAAGAAAGAAGGACCTTAAGGTAAAGATAATTGCCACAACTGCTTACGCATTTGTTGAGGATAGGGAAAAGGTGCTTAATGCAGGTTGTGATGGCTATATTTCCAAGCCGATAAATATCCAGCTGCTTATGTCTGAAATACGTAAGCTGCTGCGCTAA